The following are from one region of the Biomphalaria glabrata chromosome 4, xgBioGlab47.1, whole genome shotgun sequence genome:
- the LOC129925954 gene encoding eukaryotic translation initiation factor 3 subunit A-like: protein MQSYNDRSGGCKATNDRSGGCKATMIGQEDAKLPMIGQEDAKLLMIGQEDAKLLMIGQEDAKLPMIGLDDAKLPMIGLDDANLPMIGQEDAKLPMIGHDDAKLPMIGQKDAKLLMIGQKDAKIPMIGQKDAKLLIIGQEDAKIPMIGKDDAKLPMIDQEDAKLPMRGLDDAKLPMIGQKDAKLPMIGKDDAKLPMIGQEDAKLPMRGLDDAKLPMIADAKLPMIGQEDAKLPMIGHDDAKIPMIGQEDAKLPIIGLDDAKLLVIGQENAKQPMICQEDAKLPMIGQEDTKLPMICQEDAKLLMIGQKNAKIPMIGQKDAKLLMIGQDDAKLPMIGQEDTKLPMIGLEDAKLPIIGQEDAKLQ, encoded by the coding sequence ATGCAAAGCTACAATGATAGGTCAGGAGGATGCAAAGCTACCAATGATAGGTCAGGAGGATGCAAAGCTACAATGATAGGTCAGGAGGATGCAAAGCTACCAATGATAGGTCAGGAGGATGCAAAGCTACTAATGATAGGTCAGGAGGATGCAAAGCTACTAATGATAGGTCAGGAGGATGCAAAGCTACCAATGATAGGCCTGGATGATGCAAAGCTACCAATGATAGGCCTGGATGATGCAAATCTACCAATGATAGGTCAGGAGGATGCAAAGCTACCAATGATAGGCCATGATGATGCAAAGCTACCAATGATAGGTCAGAAGGATGCAAAGCTACTAATGATAGGTCAGAAGGATGCAAAAATACCAATGATAGGTCAGAAGGATGCAAAGCTACTCATAATAGGCCAGGAGGATGCAAAGATACCAATGATAGGCAAAGATGATGCAAAGCTACCAATGATAGATCAGGAGGATGCAAAGCTACCAATGAGAGGCCTGGATGATGCAAAGCTACCAATGATAGGTCAGAAGGATGCAAAGCTACCAATGATAGGCAAAGATGATGCAAAGCTACCAATGATAGGTCAGGAGGATGCAAAGCTACCAATGAGAGGCCTGGATGATGCAAAGCTACCAATGATAGCTGATGCAAAGCTACCAATGATAGGTCAGGAGGATGCAAAGCTACCAATGATAGGCCATGATGATGCAAAGATACCAATGATAGGTCAGGAGGATGCAAAGCTACCAATTATAGGCCTGGATGATGCAAAGCTATTGGTgataggtcaggagaatgcaaaGCAACCAATGATATGTCAGGAGGATGCAAAGCTACCAATGATAGGTCAGGAGGATACAAAGCTACCAATGATATGCCAGGAGGATGCAAAGCTACTAATGATAGGTCAGAAGAATGCAAAAATACCAATGATAGGTCAGAAGGATGCAAAGCTACTAATGATAGGCCAAGATGATGCAAAGCTACCAATGATAGGTCAGGAGGATACAAAGCTACCAATGATAGGCCTGGAGGATGCAAAGCTACCGATTATAGGTCAGGAGGATGCAAAGCTACAATGA
- the LOC129925955 gene encoding germ cell nuclear acidic protein-like — protein sequence MQSYNDRSGGCKATNDRSGGCKATNHRSGGCKATMIGQEDAKLPMIGQEDAKLLMIGQEDAKLLMIGQEDAKLPMIGLDDAKLPMIGLDDANLPMIGQEDAKLPMIGHDDAKLPMIGQKDAKLLMIGQKDAKIPMIGQKDAKLLIIGQEDAKLLIIGQEDAKIPMIGKDDAKLPMIDQEDAKLPMRGLDDAKLPMIGQKDAKLPMIGKDDAKLPMIGQEDAKLPMRGLDDAKLPMIADAKLPMIGQEDAKLPMIGHDDAKIPMIGQEDAKLPIIGLDDAKLPMIGQENAKQPMICQEDAKLPMIGQEDAKLPMIGQEDAKLPMIGQEDAKLPMRGLDDAKLPMRADAKLPMIGQEDAKLPMIGHDDAKIPMIGQEDAKLPMIGHDDAKLPMIGQKDAKLLMIGQKDAKIPMIGQKDAKLLIIGQEDAKIPMIGKDDAKLPMIDQEDAKLPMIGKDDAKLPMIGQEDAKLPMRGLDDAKLPMIADAKLPMIGQEDAKLPMIGHDDAKIPMIGQEDAKLPIIGLDDAKLPMIGQENAKQPMICQEDAKLPMIGQEDAKLPMIGLEDAKLPIIGQEDAKLQ from the coding sequence ATGCAAAGCTACAATGATAGGTCAGGAGGATGCAAAGCTACCAATGATAGGTCAGGAGGATGCAAAGCTACCAATCATAGGTCAGGAGGATGCAAAGCTACAATGATAGGTCAGGAGGATGCAAAGCTACCAATGATAGGTCAGGAGGATGCAAAGCTACTAATGATAGGTCAGGAGGATGCAAAGCTACTAATGATAGGTCAGGAGGATGCAAAGCTACCAATGATAGGCCTGGATGATGCAAAGCTACCAATGATAGGCCTGGATGATGCAAATCTACCAATGATAGGTCAGGAGGATGCAAAGCTACCAATGATAGGCCATGATGATGCAAAGCTACCAATGATAGGTCAGAAGGATGCAAAGCTACTAATGATAGGTCAGAAGGATGCAAAAATACCAATGATAGGTCAGAAGGATGCAAAGCTACTCATAATAGGCCAGGAGGATGCAAAGCTACTCATAATAGGCCAGGAGGATGCAAAGATACCAATGATAGGCAAAGATGATGCAAAGCTACCAATGATAGATCAGGAGGATGCAAAGCTACCAATGAGAGGCCTGGATGATGCAAAGCTACCAATGATAGGTCAGAAGGATGCAAAGCTACCAATGATAGGCAAAGATGATGCAAAGCTACCAATGATAGGTCAGGAGGATGCAAAGCTACCAATGAGAGGCCTGGATGATGCAAAGCTACCAATGATAGCTGATGCAAAGCTACCAATGATAGGTCAGGAGGATGCAAAGCTACCAATGATAGGCCATGATGATGCAAAGATACCAATGATAGGTCAGGAGGATGCAAAGCTACCAATTATAGGCCTGGATGATGCAAAGCTACCAATgataggtcaggagaatgcaaaGCAACCAATGATATGTCAGGAGGATGCAAAGCTACCAATGATAGGCCAGGAGGATGCAAAGCTACCAATGATAGGCCAGGAGGATGCAAAGCTACCAATGATAGGCCAGGAGGATGCAAAGCTACCAATGAGAGGCCTGGATGATGCAAAGCTACCAATGAGAGCTGATGCAAAGCTACCAATGATAGGTCAGGAGGATGCAAAGCTACCAATGATAGGCCATGATGATGCAAAGATACCAATGATAGGTCAGGAGGATGCAAAGCTACCAATGATAGGCCATGATGATGCAAAGCTACCAATGATAGGTCAGAAGGATGCAAAGCTACTAATGATAGGTCAGAAGGATGCAAAAATACCAATGATAGGTCAGAAGGATGCAAAGCTACTCATAATAGGCCAGGAGGATGCAAAGATACCAATGATAGGCAAAGATGATGCAAAGCTACCAATGATAGATCAGGAGGATGCAAAGCTACCAATGATAGGCAAAGATGATGCAAAGCTACCAATGATAGGTCAGGAGGATGCAAAGCTACCAATGAGAGGCCTGGATGATGCAAAGCTACCAATGATAGCTGATGCAAAGCTACCAATGATAGGTCAGGAGGATGCAAAGCTACCAATGATAGGCCATGATGATGCAAAGATACCAATGATAGGTCAGGAGGATGCAAAGCTACCAATTATAGGCCTGGATGATGCAAAGCTACCAATgataggtcaggagaatgcaaaGCAACCAATGATATGTCAGGAGGATGCAAAGCTACCAATGATAGGTCAGGAGGATGCAAAGCTACCAATGATAGGCCTGGAGGATGCAAAGCTACCGATTATAGGTCAGGAGGATGCAAAGCTACAATGA
- the LOC129925956 gene encoding eukaryotic translation initiation factor 3 subunit A-like: MQSYNDRSGGCKATMIGQEDAKLPMIGQEDAKLLMIGQEDAKLLMIGQEDAKLPMIGLDDAKLPMIGLDDAKLPMIGQEDAKLPMIGQEDAKLPMIGQDDAKLPMIGLDDAKLPMIGLNDAKLPMIGQEAAKLPMIGQEDAKLPI, translated from the coding sequence ATGCAAAGCTACAATGATAGGTCAGGAGGATGCAAAGCTACAATGATAGGTCAGGAGGATGCAAAGCTACCAATGATAGGTCAGGAGGATGCAAAGCTACTAATGATAGGTCAGGAGGATGCAAAGCTACTAATGATAGGTCAGGAGGATGCAAAGCTACCAATGATAGGCCTGGATGATGCAAAGCTACCAATGATAGGCCTGGATGATGCAAAGCTACCAATGATAGGTCAGGAGGATGCAAAGCTACCAATGATAGGCCAGGAGGATGCAAAGCTACCAATGATAGGTCAGGATGATGCAAAGCTACCAATGATAGGCCTGGATGATGCAAAGCTACCAATGATAGGCCTGAATGATGCAAAGCTACCAATGATAGGTCAGGAGGCTGCAAAGCTACCAATGATAGGCCAGGAGGATGCAAAGCTACCAATATAG
- the LOC129925953 gene encoding uncharacterized protein LOC129925953: MKNTCSISWGYADMAVTSVMVTQTKLLRIKLLPMIGQEDAKQPMIGQEDAKLPMIGPEDEKLPMIGQEDAKLPMIGQEDAKLPMIGQEDAKLSMIGQEDAKLPMIGQEDAKLPMIGLDDAKLPMIGQEDAKLPMIGQEDTKLPMIGLEDAKLPIIGQEDAKLQ, from the coding sequence ATGAAGAACACGTGCAGTATTTCATGGGGCTATGCAGATATGGCTGTGACTTCTGTCATGGTGACACAGACTAAGTTGTTGAGAATTAAACTGCTACCAATGATAGGCCAGGAGGATGCAAAGCAACCAATGATAGGTCAGGAGGATGCAAAGCTACCAATGATAGGTCCGGAGGATGAAAAGCTACCAATGATAGGTCAGGAGGATGCAAAGCTACCAATGATAGGTCAGGAGGATGCAAAGCTACCAATGATAGGTCAGGAGGATGCAAAGCTATCAATGATAGGCCAGGAGGATGCAAAGCTACCAATGATAGGCCAGGAGGATGCAAAGCTACCAATGATAGGCCTGGATGATGCAAAGCTACCAATGATAGGCCAGGAGGATGCAAAGCTACCAATGATAGGTCAGGAGGATACAAAGCTACCAATGATAGGCCTGGAGGATGCAAAGCTACCGATTATAGGTCAGGAGGATGCAAAGCTACAATGA